A stretch of DNA from Bacillus sp. Marseille-Q1617:
CGTTTGAGTAAGTTTACCGTTGTGAAATACAAAATATAAATTAACATTGCTTTTCGTATAATAATACGCACCAAAATTAATAAGCAATTTGGCAAGGGGATTAGAAAAGAAAAATGTTTGGAGACATATGCTCTAAGCATTTTTTTATCACAAGATAAGCACTAGTTAGTGATTTTTGGATATAAAATAAATTTCATAAAATAAGCTGCCAAAATAAGGGGAGAAATTCCTCTTATTGAGGAAATGGCACGAAATATAAATTAAATAAAGGGAAACATTCCCCCTATTTACTCAAAAGCATGTAAATAGACTTATTTTACTTTGCCTTAACGGGAAAAACTCCCCTTATATCCCCCGAACCTAGCCCTATTCTGCAGTATAACGGGAAAAACTCCCCTTATTAAAACAATCAGAGGTTCCACACAATTAAGGATGAAAAAAATGTCTGCTTCATTTAACTGCTTCTCAAAAATCAACACCCACCGCCTGCTAGTTAAATATCATTTGTAGCAAACCAATTGCTATAACAATTAGAATGCAAATTATCATGCTGACAAAACGTATGACAAGAGGGTTAAAAAGAGTTCGAAATTCAGGGCGGATTTACCGTTTGTTTTTATTTCCCCCTAAATATATATCAACAAAAAAGAAGCAGTCTGTTTCAGTGGCGAATAGGACTGCTAATTGGTGTGCTAATTTAGTTTTTGTATTCGAAATCCGAACCCGTTAGATACCAATCTGGGCTTTTTTTCGGCCTTATCGTTTAGCAAAACCCTTCTATGACTTCCTTGTCCATGCCGCGGGTTTATCCTGCAGGCTCATCAGAATATGTAATGTAAGGAATGGACTTCAGCCATTTTTTCAGAGCTGATCCCTCTCCCAACTATTGTATTCAATGCCCGTTCCTTCATCGCTAAAGTGATGAGTGGCGAATGTTTATTTTACCATATTTATCCTTAAGTTGATGTGTGAGCCATCCAAGTTTCAACTTCTCCCTTATTAAAACAGGTAGTACTATACACCTGAATTCCCTACAAAATACCGGAATCCTTTTATATTCTTCATTTTTTTCCTCTTTTTTGATCGAAAAAACTTTCGACAAGATTCTGCATTTTCTTTACATGTAACCCTTATCATTTTCCTTAATATTACAATGCAACCGCTTTCCTAATTGTTGGTGTAGGATTATGTCGTAATAGAGCGATGTTTTTAAAAAGGAATTTTTCATAAGTAGCAGAAAGTAGTTAATAGATTGAAAAATGTAGGTGAAGTGATGAACGCAATGATGTTATCTGATTATGATGTTTTTTTATTTCATGAGGGAAGTTTACAGCAAGCGTATCAGTTTATGGGTTCTCATGTGAGGAGTGATTCCCGTGGGACCTATACAGAATTTTGCGTTTGGGCACCGAATGCGAGAAGTGTATCCCTGGTCGGTTCATTCAATGAGTGGAATGGTTCCGGGTATGAACTCGAAAAATGGAACCGGGAAGGCCTGTGGGTCATCCGGGTGGACCGTGACTTAACGGGTGAAACGTATAAATATGAAGTCACGGCACTATCGGGAGAGTGGAAGCTTAAGGCGGATCCGTATGGTTTTGCATCAGAGAAGCGGCCGCAGACAGCAAGCATCGTGTATGAATTGGAAGGGTTCAAGTGGAGTGATGAAGAATGGCTCGAGGATAGGTCTGGTTCGACAGTATACGATAAACCTTTATTCATTTATGAAGTCCATCTGGGGACGTGGAGAAAGAAGAAAGGAAAGTTTCTTTCTTATACGGAGCTTGCCGGGGAGCTGATTCCATATGTGAAGGAGCATGGCTTTACTCATATTGAGCTGCTGCCGATTACAGAGCATCCTTTTGACCGTTCCTGGGGCTATCAGAGTACAGGGTATTATGCACCGACAAGCAGGTATGGCGAACCTCATGACTTGATGAACTTTATCAATGAATGCCACAGACACGAAATAGGGGTCATCCTGGACTGGGTTCCGGGACATTTCTGTAAAGATGCCCACGGATTGTATCAGTTCGATGGATCTTTTGCCTATGAGTACGGGGAAGAACGTGACCGCGAGAACTATACATGGGGGACGGCGAATTTCGACTTGGGGAAAGGCGAAGTAAGGAGCTTTTTGATTTCCAATGCCCGTTTCTGGATGGAATATTATCATATTGATGGGTTTCGGATTGATGCAGTGGCCAATATCATTTACTGGGCCAATCAGGGGCAGCAGTCGCCCAACCAGGGTGCGATCGATTTTTTGAAAAAGCTGAATCAGGCGGTATTCGACTATGACCCTTCGATTCTGATGATTGCGGAGGATTCGACAGACTGGCCGCAGGTGACTTCCCCGGTTCATTATGGAGGGCTTGGCTTTAATTATAAATGGAATATGGGATGGATGAATGATGTGCTCGATTATATGGAGACGCCTCATACTGAACGGAAAGGTGTTCACTCTTTGATGACGTTCTCTCTTCTTTATGCCTTTTCAGAGAATTATGTCCTCCCTTTTTCACATGATGAGGTTGTGCATGGGAAGAAATCGTTATTGAATAAAATGCCGGGGGATTACTGGCAGAAATTTGCACAATACAGGCTTCTTCTTAGTTATATGGTGGCCCATCCTGGTAAAAAACTTCTCTTTATGGGAAGCGAACTGGCTCCGTTTTCGGAGTGGAAGGATCTTGAAGAGTTGGATTGGCATTTATCGAGTTACGAATTTCATCACAAATTCAATTCATATTTCAAAGATCTGCTGCATTTATATAAGGGTGCTGAAGCTTTATATGAGCTGGATCACCAATCCCGGGGCTTTGAATGGATCGATGTGAATAATTCAGCTCAGCAGATTTTTTCTTTTGTAAGAAAAGGAAAGAAAGAGAACGATCATCTGGTGGTGATCTGCAATTTCAGTCCGATTGTCTATCACGGGTATAAGGTCGGTGTCCCTCATGCCGATTCCTATAGAGAGATATGGAATAGTGATGACGGGAAATATGGAGGCTCTAATCAGATTAATCCTGCACCGCTTCCGGTACAACATGAAACCTATCATGGGAAAGAAGGATCAGTGGTCATGACGATTCCTCCATATGGAGCAGTATATTTAAAACCAGAATACGGAAGGGGAGAATAGAATGGGAAAGGGAAGATGTGTGGCCATGTTATTAGCAGGAGGTAAGGGGAGCCGTCTGAGTTCTTTGACGAAAAACTTAGCGAAGCCTGCCGTTCCCTTCGGAGGGAAATACCGCATCATTGATTTTACCTTGAGCAATTGCACGAACTCCGGAATCGATACGGTCGGGGTTCTGACGCAGTATCAGCCGCTTGTTCTGAACTCTTATATCGGAATTGGAAGTGCATGGGACCTGGACCGCAAAAATGGCGGAGTGACGGTTCTCCCTCCATATGCGGAATCATCAGAGATGCGCTGGTACACTGGTACAGCCAGTGCAATCTATCAAAATATGAACTATCTGGAACAATATGACCCGGAGTACGTCTTGATCCTTTCAGGAGATCATATCTACAAGATGGATTATAGTAAAATGCTTGACTATCATATCGAGAAGAAAGCGGACGTGTCCATATCGGTCATTGAAGTGGATTGGGCAGAGGCGAGCCGTTTCGGTTTGATGAATACGAACGAAGAGATGAGGGTCACTGAATTTGAAGAGAAACCGGCGTATCCGAAAAGCAACCTCGCATCCATGGGGATCTATATCTTTAATTGGTCCATTTTAAAGGATTTCCTGGAGATGGATGAACGAAATCCTCATTCAAGTCATGATTTCGGAAAAGATGTGATTCCGCTGCTTCTGGATGAAAAGAAGAAACTGATGGCGTATCCGTTCAAAGGCTATTGGAAGGATGTTGGTACGGTCAAAAGCTTATGGGAAGCGAATATGGATCTTATTGATGAGAACAATGAACTGAATCTGTTTGATCATGAATGGAGGGTGTATTCGGTCAATCCGAACGAACCGCCGCAATATATATCAGAAGATGCATTCGTTGAAGGGTCGCTTGTCAATGAAGGGTGTACGATTGAAGGGACGATCTCAAAGTCGGTGTTATTCCAGGGAACCACGGTGAAAAAAGGGGCCCACGTATCACGCTCGGTCATCATGCCGGATGCGGTGATCGGGGAAAATACCTATATTGAACAGGCGATTGTACCTACGAATGTGAGAGTGCCGAGTGGCGTCTGTATCATGCCGGAAGAAGGGTCTGATGAAGTGATCCTTGTGACGGAAGCATTCATCGAAACATTGCTTGAGCAAGAAGAAGTGTAAGGATCTCTAAAGTACAACTTAAGAGGAGGAAATTGTCGTGAAAAATTCATTGCTTGGAGTTATTGATGCCACTAGTTACTATAAATCTTTAGAGGATTTGCTCTTACATCGGTCATTGGCTGCCCTTCCGATTGGGGGAAGATACCGGTTGATTGATTTCGTGCTTTCCAATATGGTGAATTCCGATATAGGCTCTGTTGCGATTTTCCCTAAGTTTCAGTATCGCTCGTTAATGGACCATCTCGGTTCCGGGAAAAACTGGGATCTGAACCGCAAGCGTGACGGACTGTTCTTCTTCCCTGCCCCGGGACTTGATGCAGTGGATGAGGGAGTGGGATCCTTCAATCATTTCGCACACCACTTGGATTATTTCTACCGCAGCCGTCAGGAATATGCGCTGATCAGCAATTGCTTCACGGTATGCAATATCAATTATCGCCCGGTTCTTGAGCGCCACACGATGATTGGATGCGATATCACGGAGATCCGACATAATGGAAAGTCCCTCGAAATGTATATGGTGAAAACCTCTCTGTTGAGAGATCTGATCGAGACTCGCGAAGACACCGGCTATACATGCATGAAGGATGTAGTGGAAGATCTGGACAGCGGTTATAAAGTATGCGGATATGAACATATTGGGTTCGTGGAAACCGTCGATTGCATTGAAAAGTATTATGAAACCAGTATGAAGCTTTTAAATGTTTCTTCATGGAAGGAATTGTTCAAAAAAGAAATGCCCGTCTACACGAAAGTAAAGGATGAGCCTCCTGCACGTTATACTTCAGGTGCCAGCGTTAAAAACAGCATCATCGCCAATGGGTGTTATATTGAAGGGAAAGTACACAATTCAACCATGTTCAGAGCGGTGAAGGTAGGGAAAAATACAACTATTTCAAACAGTATCATTATGCAAAAGAGTCAAATTGGAGATAACTGTGTACTAGAGAATGTCATCCTGGATAAAGATGTGAGAATCGAGGACGGAGTGAAGCTTACAGGAGATCCCGATAATCCCATTGTCATTCGTAAAGGGATGGTTCAAGGAGCGCTGATGAATTCGTGAAAGTCTTGTTTACTGTTTCTGAATGTGTACCTTTTATTAAATCAGGAGGCTTGGCGGACGTTGCCGGAGCCCTCCCGAAAGAGCTGCGAAGCCTGGGGACGGATATCAGGGTCATTCTCCCGAAGTACGGGGGGATTTCCCATGAATTCAAGGGGGAAATGAAAAAGAGAAAAGAGTTTTTCGTTTCCGTCGGATGGAGAAATCAATATTGCGGGATCGAAGAGCTCCATCACGACGGGGTTACATATTACTTCGTTGATAATGAGTATTACTTCAATCGTGATCGCATGTACGGTTATTTCGATGACGGCGAGCGTTTTTCGTTTTTTACGAGAGCTGTGCTGGATTCCATCGAGGTCCTTGATTTTTATCCTGATGTCATTCATTGCCACGATTGGCATACCGGAATGGTGCCGTTCTTATTACGGACAGAGTATCAGGATAAACCGGGGTACGCGTTTATCCGGAGTGTCTTTACCATCCATAATCTCCAGTTTCAAGGAATTTTCCCTAAGTCTGTCATGACGGATTTACTTGGTGTGCCGGAGCGTTATTTTCACCCAGAGTATCTAGAGTT
This window harbors:
- the glgB gene encoding 1,4-alpha-glucan branching enzyme, with protein sequence MNAMMLSDYDVFLFHEGSLQQAYQFMGSHVRSDSRGTYTEFCVWAPNARSVSLVGSFNEWNGSGYELEKWNREGLWVIRVDRDLTGETYKYEVTALSGEWKLKADPYGFASEKRPQTASIVYELEGFKWSDEEWLEDRSGSTVYDKPLFIYEVHLGTWRKKKGKFLSYTELAGELIPYVKEHGFTHIELLPITEHPFDRSWGYQSTGYYAPTSRYGEPHDLMNFINECHRHEIGVILDWVPGHFCKDAHGLYQFDGSFAYEYGEERDRENYTWGTANFDLGKGEVRSFLISNARFWMEYYHIDGFRIDAVANIIYWANQGQQSPNQGAIDFLKKLNQAVFDYDPSILMIAEDSTDWPQVTSPVHYGGLGFNYKWNMGWMNDVLDYMETPHTERKGVHSLMTFSLLYAFSENYVLPFSHDEVVHGKKSLLNKMPGDYWQKFAQYRLLLSYMVAHPGKKLLFMGSELAPFSEWKDLEELDWHLSSYEFHHKFNSYFKDLLHLYKGAEALYELDHQSRGFEWIDVNNSAQQIFSFVRKGKKENDHLVVICNFSPIVYHGYKVGVPHADSYREIWNSDDGKYGGSNQINPAPLPVQHETYHGKEGSVVMTIPPYGAVYLKPEYGRGE
- a CDS encoding glucose-1-phosphate adenylyltransferase; the encoded protein is MGKGRCVAMLLAGGKGSRLSSLTKNLAKPAVPFGGKYRIIDFTLSNCTNSGIDTVGVLTQYQPLVLNSYIGIGSAWDLDRKNGGVTVLPPYAESSEMRWYTGTASAIYQNMNYLEQYDPEYVLILSGDHIYKMDYSKMLDYHIEKKADVSISVIEVDWAEASRFGLMNTNEEMRVTEFEEKPAYPKSNLASMGIYIFNWSILKDFLEMDERNPHSSHDFGKDVIPLLLDEKKKLMAYPFKGYWKDVGTVKSLWEANMDLIDENNELNLFDHEWRVYSVNPNEPPQYISEDAFVEGSLVNEGCTIEGTISKSVLFQGTTVKKGAHVSRSVIMPDAVIGENTYIEQAIVPTNVRVPSGVCIMPEEGSDEVILVTEAFIETLLEQEEV
- a CDS encoding sugar phosphate nucleotidyltransferase yields the protein MKNSLLGVIDATSYYKSLEDLLLHRSLAALPIGGRYRLIDFVLSNMVNSDIGSVAIFPKFQYRSLMDHLGSGKNWDLNRKRDGLFFFPAPGLDAVDEGVGSFNHFAHHLDYFYRSRQEYALISNCFTVCNINYRPVLERHTMIGCDITEIRHNGKSLEMYMVKTSLLRDLIETREDTGYTCMKDVVEDLDSGYKVCGYEHIGFVETVDCIEKYYETSMKLLNVSSWKELFKKEMPVYTKVKDEPPARYTSGASVKNSIIANGCYIEGKVHNSTMFRAVKVGKNTTISNSIIMQKSQIGDNCVLENVILDKDVRIEDGVKLTGDPDNPIVIRKGMVQGALMNS